The Paenibacillus sp. FSL W8-0426 region ACATGATCGGACCGACAAGCGCGGTAGAGATGGATACCAGCACCATGACAACCAGCAGCAGACGTTTGACGATCCGAGCATAGTCCACGCCCAAGTTCACTGCATGATCTTTGCCGAGCGACAAGACGTCGAGGTATTTGTTGAATCGTCTAGCATAAAGTAGAATCAGCACGATCGCCGCCATGGAAATGATCAGCAGATCGGTATTGACGTTATTGAAGCTGGCAAACATTTTGCCCTGCAGCACCAAAAACTCATTGGGATCGATCAAGACTTCCATGAATGTGGACATGCTCTGAAACAACGTGCCGAGAATCAAACCTACCAACAGCAGCAGGTAGATGTTTCGCCCTCTCTCCCTGCGGAACATGAACTGATGCAGCAGCAGGGAGAACAGCACCATCAGTGCAACCGATACGGCAAAGTTGATATTTTGGTTGATGAAGCTGATATGTGCACTGCCAAACACAAATACCGCAAAGGTTTGGAACAGCATATACAGCGAGTCCAGGCCCATAATGCCCGGCGTAAGAATGCGATTGTTCGTGATCGTCTGAAAGATGACCGTGGAGTAGGCAA contains the following coding sequences:
- a CDS encoding iron chelate uptake ABC transporter family permease subunit, whose protein sequence is MNMKFTANTWKFILLVAAAVILVAVFMTIQAGGNWDYILPRRGKKILAIALTGACIAYSTVIFQTITNNRILTPGIMGLDSLYMLFQTFAVFVFGSAHISFINQNINFAVSVALMVLFSLLLHQFMFRRERGRNIYLLLLVGLILGTLFQSMSTFMEVLIDPNEFLVLQGKMFASFNNVNTDLLIISMAAIVLILLYARRFNKYLDVLSLGKDHAVNLGVDYARIVKRLLLVVMVLVSISTALVGPIMFLGLLVANVAHQVFRTHRHIVLLWGSVMISIVALVGGQLIVERVFTFATTVSVIINFIGGVYFIYLLLKENKS